In one window of Macadamia integrifolia cultivar HAES 741 chromosome 2, SCU_Mint_v3, whole genome shotgun sequence DNA:
- the LOC122090625 gene encoding probable carboxylesterase 18, translating to MSTGNSPAGSLVLPWKMKIIITLLNVFSDTVRNSDGTINRRLVNFFEPKVPANATPFKGVKTSDITVDANRNLWFRLFTPTEIPSGVTLPVILFFHGGGFSLLSADGKAYDFVCRRFALKLPAVVVSVNYRLSPEHRFPSHYDDGFDTLKFLDESEPEKLGFPANADLSRCFLAGDSAGGNLAHHVAIRSGKADFKKVRVIGQISIQPFFGGEKATESEIRLVNAPIISSARTDWMWKVFLPEGENRDHEAVNVSGPRAVDIRGVQYPETMVVVGGFDPLQDRQREFYEWLKRSGKETKLVEYPNGIHAFYVFPELPESSLFFGEAMDFVRKVCEKEYGSSARM from the coding sequence atgtcAACCGGAAACTCGCCGGCAGGGTCGCTTGTGCTTCCATGGAAGATGAAGATCATCATCACCTTACTCAACGTCTTTTCAGACACAGTGCGCAATTCTGACGGGACTATCAACCGCCGTTTGGTCAATTTCTTCGAACCCAAAGTCCCCGCCAACGCGACGCCCTTCAAAGGGGTCAAAACTTCCGACATAACCGTCGACGCTAACAGAAACCTCTGGTTTCGCCTTTTCACACCAACGGAAATCCCCTCTGGTGTTACCCTCCCCGTCATTTTGTTCTTCCACGGCGgaggattctctctcctcagCGCTGATGGCAAAGCCTACGACTTTGTCTGCCGTCGATTCGCCCTTAAACTCCCCGCTGTAGTCGTCTCCGTTAACTACCGCCTCTCGCCGGAACATCGATTTCCCTCACATTACGACGATGGCTTCGACACTCTTAAATTCCTCGATGAATCGGAACCGGAAAAGTTGGGTTTCCCGGCGAATGCTGATCTCTCCCGATGCTTCCTCGCAGGGGACTCGGCCGGGGGTAACCTTGCCCACCATGTCGCCATCAGATCTGGGAAAGCTGATTTCAAGAAAGTTAGAGTGATCGGACAGATCTCGATACAGCCGTTCTTCGGAGGGGAAAAGGCGACGGAGTCCGAGATTAGGCTTGTGAATGCGCCGATCATATCGTCAGCGAGGACGGATTGGATGTGGAAAGTGTTCTTGCCGGAAGGAGAGAACAGAGATCATGAAGCGGTGAATGTGTCGGGGCCGAGGGCAGTGGATATTAGGGGAGTGCAGTATCCGGAGACGATGGTTGTGGTTGGAGGGTTCGATCCGTTGCAGGATAGGCAGAGAGAGTTCTACGAGTGGCTGAAGAGATCTGGAAAGGAAACGAAGCTTGTGGAGTATCCAAATGGAATTCATGCTTTTTACGTATTTCCAGAGTTGCCGGAATCTTCCCTGTTTTTCGGGGAAGCCATGGATTTCGTTCGTAAGGTATGTGAGAAGGAGTATGGATCCTCTGCACGTATGTAA